One Miscanthus floridulus cultivar M001 chromosome 11, ASM1932011v1, whole genome shotgun sequence DNA window includes the following coding sequences:
- the LOC136491492 gene encoding RNA-binding protein L-like isoform X3: MMQQPPPPQPQPGMAAPPPPQAGGGQPPQWGGIPPPMTQQYGAPPPQQPPAMWGQPPPQAHYGQAPPPQPYYAAPPAPAPASAAPAAADEVRTLWIGDLQYWMDENYVLGCFLSTGEVQNVKLIRDKNSGQLQGYGFVEFTSRAAAERVLQTYNGQMMPNVELTFRLNWASAGEKHDDTPDYTIFVGDLAADVTDYLLQETFRVYYPSVKGAKVVTDKLTMRTKGYGFVKFGDPTEQARAMTEMNGMPCSSRPMRIGPAASRKNTGGVVQERVPNSQGAQSENDPNNTTIFVGGLDPNVTEDTLKQVFSPYGEVVHVKIPVGKRCGFVQFVTRPSAEQALLMLQGALIGAQNVRLSWGRSLSNKQAQESNQWGAAAAAGAGGYYGGYGQGYEAYGSGYAQPQDPNMYGYGAYAGYPNYQQQQAAQQPQQQQ; the protein is encoded by the exons ATGATgcagcagccaccgccgccgcagccgcagccgggcatggcggcgcctcctcctcctcaggcCGGTGGCGGGCAGCCACCGCAGTGGGGCGGGATCCCGCCGCCGATGACGCAGCAGTACGGCGcaccgcctccgcagcagcctccGGCGATGTGGGGTCAGCCTCCACCGCAGGCGCACTACGGGCAGGCGCCACCCCCTCAGCCGTACTACgccgcgccgcctgcgcctgcgccGGCGTCGGCCGCCCCCGCTGCGGCTGACGAGGTCAGGACGCTCTGGATTGGGGACCTGCAGTACTGGATGGACGAGAACTACGTCTTGGGATGCTTCTTGAGCACTGGGGAG GTTCAAAATGTGAAGCTCATCCGTGACAAGAATTCAGGACAGCTTCAGGGCTATGGTTTTGTTGAATTTACAAGCCGTGCAGCTGCAGAGCGAGTTCTTCAGACATACAATGGACAGATGATGCCAAATGTTGAGTTGACATTTCGGCTGAACTGGGCCAGTGCTGGTGAAAAGCATGATGATACTCCTGACTATACTATTTTCGTTGGGGATTTGGCTGCAGATGTTACAGATTACTTGTTACAAGAGACATTCAGGGTTTATTATCCCTCGGTGAAGGGTGCAAAAGTTGTGACTGATAAATTGACAATGCGCACAAAGGGATATGGGTTTGTGAAATTTGGTGATCCTACAGAGCAAGCTCGTGCAATGACTGAAATGAATGGAATGCCTTGTTCTTCCAGGCCTATGCGTATTGGTCCCGCAGCAAGTAGGAAAAATACAGGAGGTGTTGTTCAAGAGAGAG TACCAAATTCTCAAGGAGCTCAGTCTGAGAATGATCCTAACAATACCACC ATATTTGTTGGTGGGCTTGACCCCAATGTTACTGAAGATACCCTAAAACAAGTTTTTTCCCCTTATGGCGAAGTCGTCCATGTTAAGATCCCTGTTGGGAAGAGATGTGGTTTTGTTCAGTTTGTTACCAG ACCTTCTGCCGAGCAAGCGCTGCTAATGCTGCAAGGGGCCTTGATTGGTGCACAGAATGTTCGGCTTTCGTGGGGTCGAAGCCTGTCGAACAAGCAGGCTCAG GAATCCAACCAATGGGGTGCAGCAGCggctgctggtgctggtggttACTATGGTGGCTATGGACAAGGTTATGAGGCTTATGGCAGTGGGTATGCACAACCTCAGGATCCTAACATGTATGGTTATGGTGCTTATGCTGGTTATCCCAATTACCAACAGCAACAAGCTGCACAGCAGCCACAGCAACAACAG TGA
- the LOC136491492 gene encoding RNA-binding protein L-like isoform X1 produces MMQQPPPPQPQPGMAAPPPPQAGGGQPPQWGGIPPPMTQQYGAPPPQQPPAMWGQPPPQAHYGQAPPPQPYYAAPPAPAPASAAPAAADEVRTLWIGDLQYWMDENYVLGCFLSTGEVQNVKLIRDKNSGQLQGYGFVEFTSRAAAERVLQTYNGQMMPNVELTFRLNWASAGEKHDDTPDYTIFVGDLAADVTDYLLQETFRVYYPSVKGAKVVTDKLTMRTKGYGFVKFGDPTEQARAMTEMNGMPCSSRPMRIGPAASRKNTGGVVQERVPNSQGAQSENDPNNTTIFVGGLDPNVTEDTLKQVFSPYGEVVHVKIPVGKRCGFVQFVTRPSAEQALLMLQGALIGAQNVRLSWGRSLSNKQAQPQQESNQWGAAAAAGAGGYYGGYGQGYEAYGSGYAQPQDPNMYGYGAYAGYPNYQQQQAAQQPQQQQVKLLAN; encoded by the exons ATGATgcagcagccaccgccgccgcagccgcagccgggcatggcggcgcctcctcctcctcaggcCGGTGGCGGGCAGCCACCGCAGTGGGGCGGGATCCCGCCGCCGATGACGCAGCAGTACGGCGcaccgcctccgcagcagcctccGGCGATGTGGGGTCAGCCTCCACCGCAGGCGCACTACGGGCAGGCGCCACCCCCTCAGCCGTACTACgccgcgccgcctgcgcctgcgccGGCGTCGGCCGCCCCCGCTGCGGCTGACGAGGTCAGGACGCTCTGGATTGGGGACCTGCAGTACTGGATGGACGAGAACTACGTCTTGGGATGCTTCTTGAGCACTGGGGAG GTTCAAAATGTGAAGCTCATCCGTGACAAGAATTCAGGACAGCTTCAGGGCTATGGTTTTGTTGAATTTACAAGCCGTGCAGCTGCAGAGCGAGTTCTTCAGACATACAATGGACAGATGATGCCAAATGTTGAGTTGACATTTCGGCTGAACTGGGCCAGTGCTGGTGAAAAGCATGATGATACTCCTGACTATACTATTTTCGTTGGGGATTTGGCTGCAGATGTTACAGATTACTTGTTACAAGAGACATTCAGGGTTTATTATCCCTCGGTGAAGGGTGCAAAAGTTGTGACTGATAAATTGACAATGCGCACAAAGGGATATGGGTTTGTGAAATTTGGTGATCCTACAGAGCAAGCTCGTGCAATGACTGAAATGAATGGAATGCCTTGTTCTTCCAGGCCTATGCGTATTGGTCCCGCAGCAAGTAGGAAAAATACAGGAGGTGTTGTTCAAGAGAGAG TACCAAATTCTCAAGGAGCTCAGTCTGAGAATGATCCTAACAATACCACC ATATTTGTTGGTGGGCTTGACCCCAATGTTACTGAAGATACCCTAAAACAAGTTTTTTCCCCTTATGGCGAAGTCGTCCATGTTAAGATCCCTGTTGGGAAGAGATGTGGTTTTGTTCAGTTTGTTACCAG ACCTTCTGCCGAGCAAGCGCTGCTAATGCTGCAAGGGGCCTTGATTGGTGCACAGAATGTTCGGCTTTCGTGGGGTCGAAGCCTGTCGAACAAGCAGGCTCAG CCTCAGCAGGAATCCAACCAATGGGGTGCAGCAGCggctgctggtgctggtggttACTATGGTGGCTATGGACAAGGTTATGAGGCTTATGGCAGTGGGTATGCACAACCTCAGGATCCTAACATGTATGGTTATGGTGCTTATGCTGGTTATCCCAATTACCAACAGCAACAAGCTGCACAGCAGCCACAGCAACAACAGGTGAAGCTCCTAGCTAATTAA
- the LOC136491492 gene encoding RNA-binding protein L-like isoform X2 — MMQQPPPPQPQPGMAAPPPPQAGGGQPPQWGGIPPPMTQQYGAPPPQQPPAMWGQPPPQAHYGQAPPPQPYYAAPPAPAPASAAPAAADEVRTLWIGDLQYWMDENYVLGCFLSTGEVQNVKLIRDKNSGQLQGYGFVEFTSRAAAERVLQTYNGQMMPNVELTFRLNWASAGEKHDDTPDYTIFVGDLAADVTDYLLQETFRVYYPSVKGAKVVTDKLTMRTKGYGFVKFGDPTEQARAMTEMNGMPCSSRPMRIGPAASRKNTGGVVQERVPNSQGAQSENDPNNTTIFVGGLDPNVTEDTLKQVFSPYGEVVHVKIPVGKRCGFVQFVTRPSAEQALLMLQGALIGAQNVRLSWGRSLSNKQAQPQQESNQWGAAAAAGAGGYYGGYGQGYEAYGSGYAQPQDPNMYGYGAYAGYPNYQQQQAAQQPQQQQ, encoded by the exons ATGATgcagcagccaccgccgccgcagccgcagccgggcatggcggcgcctcctcctcctcaggcCGGTGGCGGGCAGCCACCGCAGTGGGGCGGGATCCCGCCGCCGATGACGCAGCAGTACGGCGcaccgcctccgcagcagcctccGGCGATGTGGGGTCAGCCTCCACCGCAGGCGCACTACGGGCAGGCGCCACCCCCTCAGCCGTACTACgccgcgccgcctgcgcctgcgccGGCGTCGGCCGCCCCCGCTGCGGCTGACGAGGTCAGGACGCTCTGGATTGGGGACCTGCAGTACTGGATGGACGAGAACTACGTCTTGGGATGCTTCTTGAGCACTGGGGAG GTTCAAAATGTGAAGCTCATCCGTGACAAGAATTCAGGACAGCTTCAGGGCTATGGTTTTGTTGAATTTACAAGCCGTGCAGCTGCAGAGCGAGTTCTTCAGACATACAATGGACAGATGATGCCAAATGTTGAGTTGACATTTCGGCTGAACTGGGCCAGTGCTGGTGAAAAGCATGATGATACTCCTGACTATACTATTTTCGTTGGGGATTTGGCTGCAGATGTTACAGATTACTTGTTACAAGAGACATTCAGGGTTTATTATCCCTCGGTGAAGGGTGCAAAAGTTGTGACTGATAAATTGACAATGCGCACAAAGGGATATGGGTTTGTGAAATTTGGTGATCCTACAGAGCAAGCTCGTGCAATGACTGAAATGAATGGAATGCCTTGTTCTTCCAGGCCTATGCGTATTGGTCCCGCAGCAAGTAGGAAAAATACAGGAGGTGTTGTTCAAGAGAGAG TACCAAATTCTCAAGGAGCTCAGTCTGAGAATGATCCTAACAATACCACC ATATTTGTTGGTGGGCTTGACCCCAATGTTACTGAAGATACCCTAAAACAAGTTTTTTCCCCTTATGGCGAAGTCGTCCATGTTAAGATCCCTGTTGGGAAGAGATGTGGTTTTGTTCAGTTTGTTACCAG ACCTTCTGCCGAGCAAGCGCTGCTAATGCTGCAAGGGGCCTTGATTGGTGCACAGAATGTTCGGCTTTCGTGGGGTCGAAGCCTGTCGAACAAGCAGGCTCAG CCTCAGCAGGAATCCAACCAATGGGGTGCAGCAGCggctgctggtgctggtggttACTATGGTGGCTATGGACAAGGTTATGAGGCTTATGGCAGTGGGTATGCACAACCTCAGGATCCTAACATGTATGGTTATGGTGCTTATGCTGGTTATCCCAATTACCAACAGCAACAAGCTGCACAGCAGCCACAGCAACAACAG TGA
- the LOC136491493 gene encoding uncharacterized protein isoform X1: MARPRKAKPPPSPSIAEALLLATVCMVGLPVEVRVRDGSAYAGVLHTACVDAGYGVVLKKAKKIANGKGDANLSLGSFVDTLVICPDDLVQVIAKGLSLPLKDVCKPLDSNMVAASGSLKPQTSHANYPKMSKTENISPLMQAEKCALVGQEKNTSVKKNGQNSGSTTSLSSSTGHAGPCFSKHKVDVVTSSAIAAPVVASDVKPSQPVNNSVTKIVTSSKTAAKEFKLNPCAKVFSPSFASSRQVLAATAPVDTYYISHSAPEAPMGVPVYESKSVSGISPLSNKVHCSNLSPANYAISPQYVQSIVGHNASRLDPARVGTPYHPMQVGATYTTPSPQPVMTGKFSPVVYVQPVPQDAMHGTPLGFQGWPRPVLLNSYQASMQKFQGNTPVYLAPPVMATGNLPLVVPSPSPLVQPFQAIHPIMVPAASSVVPGKYM; encoded by the exons atggcCCGCCCCAGGAAGGCGAAGCCGCCGCCCTCGCCGTCCATCGCCGAGGCGCTGCTGCTCGCCACGGTCTGCATGGTGGGCCTGCCCGTGGAGGTGCGGGTCCGCGACGGATCCGCCTACGCCGGCGTCCTCCACACCGCCTGCGTCGATGCCGGATACG GTGTCGTGCTAAAGAAAGCAAAGAAGATTGCAAACGGGAAGGGAGATGCGAATCTGTCGCTGGGATCATTTGTGGACACTCTTGTTATTTGCCCAGATGACCTTGTTCAAGTGATTGCAAAG GGTCTTTCGCTCCCCCTTAAAGATGTTTGTAAACCTCTTGACTCCAACATGGTGGCTGCCAGTGGATCCTTGAAGCCTCAAACTTCACATGCAAATTACCCGAAAATGTCTAAAACTGAAAATATATCTCCACTTAT GCAAGCTGAGAAATGCGCCTTGGTGGGTCAGGAGAAAAATACTTCTGTTAAGAAAAATGGTCAAA ATAGTGGTAGCACTACAAGTTTAAGCTCCTCAACCGGACATGCGGGGCCATGTTTCTCCAAGCATAAAGTTGATGTTGTTACAAGTTCAGCTATAGCTGCGCCCGTGGTGGCTTCAGATGTTAAACCCTCTCAGCCAGTCAATAATTCAGTTACCAAGATTGTCACTTCAAGCAAAACCGCTGCTAAG GAATTTAAACTCAATCCTTGTGCAAAGGTCTTCTCTCCATCTTTTGCAAGTTCTAGGCAAGTACTTGCAGCTACGGCCCCTGTTGACACATACTACATTTCACACTCTGCCCCTGAAGCACCAATGGGCGTACCTGTATATGAGTCAAAATCTGTGTCAGGCATTTCACCTCTATCCAACAAGGTTCATTGTAGTAACCTGTCTCCTGCAAACTATGCCATTTCACCTCAATATGTTCAGTCA ATCGTGGGCCATAATGCATCGAGGCTAGACCCAGCCAGAGTTGGTACACCATACCATCCCATGCAGGTGGGCGCAACCTACACAACCCCTAGTCCTCAGCCT GTAATGACTGGGAAGTTCAGTCCTGTTGTTTATGTTCAACCAGTTCCTCAG GATGCAATGCATGGAACACCCCTTGGTTTTCAAGGATGGCCTCGCCCTGTGCTGTTGAATTCATATCAAGCTAGCATGCAGAAGTTTCAAG GCAACACCCCGGTGTATTTGGCCCCTCCAGTCATGGCAACTGGGAACCTGCCATTGGTGGTACCAAGCCCTTCACCACTTGTGCAGCCGTTCCAGGCCATTCATCCCATCATGGTCCCTGCTGCAAGCAGCGTGGTCCCAGGAAAATACATGTAA
- the LOC136491493 gene encoding uncharacterized protein isoform X2 translates to MARPRKAKPPPSPSIAEALLLATVCMVGLPVEVRVRDGSAYAGVLHTACVDAGYGVVLKKAKKIANGKGDANLSLGSFVDTLVICPDDLVQVIAKGLSLPLKDVCKPLDSNMVAASGSLKPQTSHANYPKMQAEKCALVGQEKNTSVKKNGQNSGSTTSLSSSTGHAGPCFSKHKVDVVTSSAIAAPVVASDVKPSQPVNNSVTKIVTSSKTAAKEFKLNPCAKVFSPSFASSRQVLAATAPVDTYYISHSAPEAPMGVPVYESKSVSGISPLSNKVHCSNLSPANYAISPQYVQSIVGHNASRLDPARVGTPYHPMQVGATYTTPSPQPVMTGKFSPVVYVQPVPQDAMHGTPLGFQGWPRPVLLNSYQASMQKFQGNTPVYLAPPVMATGNLPLVVPSPSPLVQPFQAIHPIMVPAASSVVPGKYM, encoded by the exons atggcCCGCCCCAGGAAGGCGAAGCCGCCGCCCTCGCCGTCCATCGCCGAGGCGCTGCTGCTCGCCACGGTCTGCATGGTGGGCCTGCCCGTGGAGGTGCGGGTCCGCGACGGATCCGCCTACGCCGGCGTCCTCCACACCGCCTGCGTCGATGCCGGATACG GTGTCGTGCTAAAGAAAGCAAAGAAGATTGCAAACGGGAAGGGAGATGCGAATCTGTCGCTGGGATCATTTGTGGACACTCTTGTTATTTGCCCAGATGACCTTGTTCAAGTGATTGCAAAG GGTCTTTCGCTCCCCCTTAAAGATGTTTGTAAACCTCTTGACTCCAACATGGTGGCTGCCAGTGGATCCTTGAAGCCTCAAACTTCACATGCAAATTACCCGAAAAT GCAAGCTGAGAAATGCGCCTTGGTGGGTCAGGAGAAAAATACTTCTGTTAAGAAAAATGGTCAAA ATAGTGGTAGCACTACAAGTTTAAGCTCCTCAACCGGACATGCGGGGCCATGTTTCTCCAAGCATAAAGTTGATGTTGTTACAAGTTCAGCTATAGCTGCGCCCGTGGTGGCTTCAGATGTTAAACCCTCTCAGCCAGTCAATAATTCAGTTACCAAGATTGTCACTTCAAGCAAAACCGCTGCTAAG GAATTTAAACTCAATCCTTGTGCAAAGGTCTTCTCTCCATCTTTTGCAAGTTCTAGGCAAGTACTTGCAGCTACGGCCCCTGTTGACACATACTACATTTCACACTCTGCCCCTGAAGCACCAATGGGCGTACCTGTATATGAGTCAAAATCTGTGTCAGGCATTTCACCTCTATCCAACAAGGTTCATTGTAGTAACCTGTCTCCTGCAAACTATGCCATTTCACCTCAATATGTTCAGTCA ATCGTGGGCCATAATGCATCGAGGCTAGACCCAGCCAGAGTTGGTACACCATACCATCCCATGCAGGTGGGCGCAACCTACACAACCCCTAGTCCTCAGCCT GTAATGACTGGGAAGTTCAGTCCTGTTGTTTATGTTCAACCAGTTCCTCAG GATGCAATGCATGGAACACCCCTTGGTTTTCAAGGATGGCCTCGCCCTGTGCTGTTGAATTCATATCAAGCTAGCATGCAGAAGTTTCAAG GCAACACCCCGGTGTATTTGGCCCCTCCAGTCATGGCAACTGGGAACCTGCCATTGGTGGTACCAAGCCCTTCACCACTTGTGCAGCCGTTCCAGGCCATTCATCCCATCATGGTCCCTGCTGCAAGCAGCGTGGTCCCAGGAAAATACATGTAA